Below is a window of Culturomica massiliensis DNA.
AAGCTGTCAGCCAGCGCCAGCTTGCCCGGGAATACGGTGTCAGCCGCAGGCTGATAACCTTCATTGTGAACCCAGAAAGCGAAGAGCGGAACAAGGAACTGCTGAGAGAGAACAAGGCAAAAGGCTTGTATAAATATGACCGGAAGAAACATACCGAAAATATACGCAACCACCGTCGTTACAAACAGAGATTATTTCAAGAAGGTAAAATCATACTAAAAGATGGATAGACAATGAGAATACAGGAGAAACAAAAAGCGTTGGAACAGGAAGTTATAGCCAACCTGTGTGCGATACCGAAAATGCCGGAAAATATGTTGCCCCATACGGTATATGTCGAGGAGGAAGGGGAAGACGGGTATGGCCACGGGATACCGGTATACACCATGTACCGGTTGGAGGAGATACGCACGGACGGAAGCTGCACGCTTTACAACGCGGAAAGCCGGGAGCGTTTCACCTGCCGCCACCTGCATGAGATTAACATGGACTGGCTGGTGACAGTCTGGGAACGTTATCTGGAACTCTGTGTCGAGCAGGATATCTGGAAAGGGAATGCCGTTGCATTCCTGAAAGACCGTACCGGCAAACCGGAAGAGGAAATCATTTCATTCGTGGAAACCTCGTGGGACAAATGCCAGGCTTATACAGACAACCTCAAGGCGTTTCTTGGGGAAGATAAAGACCGGGAAATATGGATATTCTCTTTCCCGCTGGACGAATTTGAACGTGACGTTCCGGCCGGGAAAATCATCGTTGATTACGAAAATAACCCCGCAACGCGGGTTGAGAAGATGACACCGCTGGAATTTACGGCCAACATCAATGATGAATGTTTTGATGACCGGAACAATTGGGTAAGAGCCATTGAACTTCCCAAGCAGGAATAATAAACTATTTGAATCAATAAATATGATTACAAAAGAAAACATTGGCAACGAGACCTTTGAGTCTATGACCATCAATGACACGCCTGCATTGTTTACGGATATGCGGATTGACCGGAATGCCGTTCCGGAGGGACTGTACGCATACGATATCCGGGAGTCGGATGACGGGGACCGTCTGGCGACCATCGAACCGACGGTGATGGTAAATCATGGCGGAACCATCCTGACCAGGAAAGAGTTTATCACGGAAAAGGACGGCTATGTACAGATTGACGAATACGGTTTCGAGGCCTCCATGACACTGGAAGAGTGGCTTGAGGAAAACAATTAAATGTATAAAGGATATGGATATTAAGGAACTGACAGAAAGGTATCAGGATCGTTTCGATGCCCATTACCTGCAAGACGATAACGGAACCGGCAGAAAAGGTCGGAAACGGAAAAAGGAAGTTGAGACCCCGAATTTTCTCAAGGATGTTATCCGGCCGATCCTGGACACTTTGCCGGACTTGTTGCCGGAGTACGGGTTCACCAAAACTACGGATGATTACGCCATGTACGGCGAGTATTACCGTATCAAGGCGGGTATCGTCCTCGTGGGAGGTTTTTCCATCGATGAGGATTTTAACCTGTACTTCACGCCATTGTTCCATGGCAAAGCCTGCGGTAAGAGTCACAAAATCGACAGCATCGGACAACTCGTTGAAATCATCCGCGAACAATTTGAAAGAAGGGAGGTGAAGATGAAAGGATAGTTTCATGCAATAGACATGGGTCGTTCCGTAATTTATTGTATATTTGTCAGATGAAGAAAGTCT
It encodes the following:
- a CDS encoding LPD28 domain-containing protein; translation: MITKENIGNETFESMTINDTPALFTDMRIDRNAVPEGLYAYDIRESDDGDRLATIEPTVMVNHGGTILTRKEFITEKDGYVQIDEYGFEASMTLEEWLEENN